The Minwuia thermotolerans genomic sequence CGGCCATAGGCCGTGCGGCCCATGGATTCGGCGAAGATGGTGTAGGCGCGGTCGTCCTTCGGCTCCACAATGACGTCGAAGGTCTCGGCCACCGCGATGCGGAACTCGTCGACGACGACCGGCTGCACCTCGTTGCCGTCGGCCTGCACCACTGTCATCTCCAGGCCGGGAATGCGGATGTCGAAATAGGTCATCGCCGAGGAGTTGATGAAGCGGAGCCGAACCCGTTCGCCGGGCGAGAACAGGCCTGTCCAGTTCTGCGCCGGTCCCTTGCCGTTGATCAGCGGCGTGAAGCCCTGCAGATCCTCGATGTCCGTCGGCATCATCCGCATGTCGCCCCAGGCCTTGCGGTCGCTCAGGGCCGCACCGAAGCCCTTGTCCTCGGCATCGCCCAGGAAGTCGAACAGCGTCCGCTGTTTCCGGTTGTAGTAGTCCGGCATCATCTTGAGATTGCGCATGATGCGGTTGCCCGAATGGGGGTGCGCATCGGCGAGCTGGACGACGTACTCCCGGTCCCAGGCGTAGGGCTCGGGCTCCTTCGGCTCGATGACGATGGCGCCGTAGGCGCCGTCAGGTTCCTGGAAGCCCGTGTGGCTGTGGAACCAGTAGGTGCCACTCTGCACGATGGGAAAGCGATAGGTGAAAGTCTCGCCGGCCGGAATGCCGGGATAGCTGATACCCGGCACGCCGTCCTGCTGGTAGGGCAGGATCAGCCCGTGCCAGTGGATCGAGGTGCTTTCGGTGAGGTTGTTGGTGACTCTGATGGTCACGTCCTCGCCCTCCCTGAACCGGAGGACAGGCCCGGGGCTGGCCCCGTTGAAACCGACACCCGTGCGGGTGAAATCTCCGGTGTCGATCCCGACCCGGTCGACGGTGATCTCGTACTCGCCCGCCGAGACGGCGCCGGCGCCGGCGCCCAGGACGAGCGTTGCCGCGGCGAGCGCGATTGCGAAATTGCGCATGTGTTGTGTTCCCTGTTTCGGATGAAGAGCGATCATTGGTGCAGCCGGATCGGGCCCTTCATGCCGGATTCGTAATGCCCGGGTACATTGCAGGCGAATTCCAGTTCGGCGTCCGTGTCGAAGGTCCAGACGACCTCACCGCTCTCGCCCGGCTCCAGCAGGATGCTGTTGGCGTGATCGTGGCGCATGCCGTGCTCGCCCATCTTGTCGTGATGGATCCTGTCCGCGCCCAGCACGCCCTTCTGCATCATCTCCATCATCTCGGCCTGATGGGACGAATGCATGGCCGCGGTGGCGATGTTGAACTCGTGAACCAGTTCGCCCTTGTTAGTGACCACGAAGCGGACAGTCTGGCCCTCCTCGATCACCAGCTTCTCCGGCTCGAAACTGTTGTCGAGCATGGTGATCTCGACCGTGCGTTCGGCATTCGCCGGGTCGCCGGCGTGACCGATCGAGCGGCGTTCACCTTTGCCATGCTCCCCGTGACCGTGGCCGGCTTCGGCCTTCTCTTGCTTGTGGCCGTGCCCCCCGTCGTGGCTTCCAGCGGCCAGCGCTGCGTGCCCGCCAGCCGCCAGGGCCGCGGCAGAAAGAAGGGTCATGGCGAGGCCACGAAGATTTCGAATGGATTTCATTGTCGTCTCTCCTGAACGCGCGCCGCCGTTCGCGCTGATGCGGCGCGTCGATTGATCGGTCCGGCCGCCGGATGGCCGGCGGCATTCGAGGGCTCAGGAGAGCGGTCTGGGCGGGGGCGGCATGGGCCGCGACGCGAGTCCGTCGACAAGCGCGTCGACGGCGCCGTCATGGCGCGCCGCCTTCGGCGTCCGAACGGACACCGGTTCCGGCAGGGCGAGGCTGGCGCAGAAGCCGTGGTCGCACGGCGTGGCGACCGAACAGCCAACGCGGTCATGGTCATCGACCGCGGACGGGACAGCACCGTCGCCGTGGCGATGATAGACATGGCCGTCGTCATGGTTCATGTGGCCTGTCCCCAGGGCGAACGCGCCCAGCGGCGCCAGCAGCCCGATCAGCATCGCCAGGATGAGCAGACGGCGAAAATCGGCGGCGGGGAACTTCATGACGAATCCAATTCAGACCGGCGGGCCGCCGGAATCAAGTCAATGACGCGTGAAACGGGGGACACCGCTATTCAATCCCGTTGGCGCGCTGGAGTTCGCGGACATAGGCGATGATCTGCGCGAGTTCCTGATCGCTGACGCCGGGTATCGGCGCCATGTCGCCGAAGTTCCAGTGATGCTGGCGTACGCCCTGCCGGACGGCGCGGACGAAGGCCCCGTCGCCATGGTGTGAGGGCTCGTAGATCCGGTGGACCAGCGGCGGGCCGCCCGGGCCCCCGGCCGCATTGGCGCCGTGGCAGACGACGCAGCTCCGCTTGAACACCGCTGCGCCGGCTTCGGCCTCGGCTGACAGATCCGGTACGTCAACGGCCACCTGCGCGCCGCCGCCGGAATCGGGACTCTGGCCGAGCCACCAGATGCCGGCCAGGGTCGCCGCGATCACCGCGGCCGCAAAGGCAAGAGAAACCAGTCTCATGTCGATTCCGGATACTGCTTTGGAAGATGCAGTCTCATCCCTCCCGCAGGGGGAAGGTCAAGCCGGCGGCCGCGCGGCCGCCGGCCGGGACCTCAGTTGCTGTTCTGGGAGACCGACTTCTTCCGCTTGCCGCCGCCGGACCTCTTCGATTTCCCGGGCTTCTCGGGCGCGGCCTCCAGGTCGAAGGCGAGCTTGCCCTCGGCCAGCCGCACCTTCACATGCCCGCCCTTCTTCAGCTTGCCGAAGAGCAGCTCCTCCGCCAGCGGCTGCTTGATGGATTCCTGGATCACCCGGGCCAGCGGCCGGGCGCCGAACTCCACCGTGTAGCCTCGGTCGGCGAGCCAGCTCCGTGCGGCGTCGGTCAGGGAGATGGTGACGTTGCGGTCGATGAGCTGGCCCTCGAGCTGCAGGACGAACTTGTCGACCACGCGGGCCACCACTTCCGGTCCCAGCGGCGCGAAGGCGATCACGGCGTCGAGGCGGTTGCGGAACTCCGGCGTGAAGATCTTCTTGATCGCCTCGGAATCCTCGTCTTCCTTCAGCCCGCGGCCGAAACCGATGGCCTGCTTCTGCATCTCGGCGGCGCCGGCGTTCGTGGTCATGATCAGGATGACGTTACGGAAGTCGATCTTCTTGCCGTTGTGATCGGTCAGCTTGCCGTGGTCCATCACCTGCAGCAGCAGGTTGAAGACATCCGGATGAGCCTTCTCGATCTCGTCGAGCAGCAGGATCGAATGCGGATGCTGGTCGATCGCGTCGGTCAGCAGGCCGCCCTGATCGAAACCGACATAGCCCGGCGGCGCGCCGATCAGACGGCTGACTGTGTGACGCTCCATGTATTCCGACATGTCGAAGCGATGGAGTTCCAGCCCCATGGTTTCGGCCAGCTGCCGCGCGGCCTCTGTCTTGCCGACGCCGGTCGGGCCCGAGAACAGGTAGCTGCCGATCGGCTTTTCCGGTTCGCGGAGACCGGCGCGGGCCAGCTTGACCGCCGAGGCCAGCGCCTCGACCGCCGAGTCCTGGCCGAACACCGCCTGCTTGAGGTCGGATTCCAGGTTGGCCAGCGTGCTCTCGTCCTTCTTGGTGACGGACTTCGGCGGGATGCGGGCCATCTTGGCGATGACCGCTTCCACGTCCTTCACGCCCAGCACCTTCCTGCGGCGGTTGTTCGGCTTCAGCATCTCGGCCGCGCCCACCTCGTCGATGACGTCGATGGCCTTGTCGGGCAGCTTGCGGTCATGGATGTAGCGGGCCGACAGTTCGACCGCCGTCTTCAGCGCATCATGGGTGTAACGGACGTTGTGGTGTTCCTCGTAGTACGGCTTCAGACCGGTAAGGATCTTGATGGCGTCGTCCACCGTCGGCTCGTTGACGTCGATCTTCTGGAACCGGCGCAGCAGCGCACGGTCCTTCTCGAAATAGCCGCGGTATTCCTTGTAGGTCGTCGAGCCGATGCAGCGGATCGTGCCCGAAGCCAGCGCCGGCTTCAGCAGGTTGGACGCATCCATGGCGCCGCCGGAGGTCGCTCCGGCGCCGATGATGGTATGGATCTCGTCGATGAACAGGATCGCGCCGTCATAGTCCTCGACCTCACGGATGACGGCCTTCAGCCGCTCCTCGAAATCGCCGCGATAGCGCGTGCCGGCCAGCAGTGCGCCCATGTCGAGGGCGAAGATCGTGGCCTCCTTCAGCACCTCGGGGACGTCGCCCTCGACGATGCGCCGCGCCAGGCCTTCGGCGATGGCGGTCTTGCCGACACCCGGTTCGCCCACGTAGAGCGGGTTGTTCTTGGAGCGCCGGCAGAGGATCTGGATCGTGCGCTCGATCTCCAGAGCGCGCCCGATCAGCGGATCGATCTTGCCCGAACGCGCCTTCTCGTTGAGGTCGACGCAATAGGCGGAGAGCGCTTCGGTCTCGGGCCGGCCGTCTTCGGCCTCCTCGGTCTCGCCAGGCTCCTCGCTCTCTTCGCCTTCGACGGCCTCCTCGTCCGCGCCGCGGACCGGGCGCGCGGCGTTCATGCCAGGCGCCTTGGCGATTCCGTGGCTGATATAGCTGACGGCGTCGAGACGGGTCATGTCCTGGCGCTGCAGGAAGTAGGCGGCGTGGCTTTCACGCTCGGCGAATATCGCGACCAGAATGTTGGCGCCCGTCACCTCCTCGCGGCCCGACGACTGCACATGGATCAGCGCCCGCTGGACCACACGCTGGAAACTCAACGTCGGCTTGGCCTCGTCTTCGAAATCCTGCACCAGATCGCTGAGCTGGGTGTCGACGAAGTCGGTCAGGTCGCGTCCCAACGCGGCCACGTCGACATTGCAGGCGCGCAGCACCGCCAGAGCGTCCTGGTCCTCGGTCAGACTGAGCAGCAGATGCTCGAGCGTCGCGTATTCGTGCCGCCGCTCTCCGGCCAGCCGGAGCGCGCGGCGCAGGGTGTCTTCGAGATTTTTGGACAGTGAGGGCAAGCCTATTCAGCCTTTTCTAGTGTGCATTGCAGGGGGTGCTGATTCTCCCGCGCCAGGTTGATGACCTGGGTGACCTTGGTCTCGGCGACCTCGTAGGGGTAGACGCCGCAGACGCCCACTCCCTTCTGGTGTACGTGCAGCATGATCTGCGTCGCCGCTTCCTGATCCTTGTTGAAATAGCGCTGCAGGACGTAGACGACAAATTCCATCGGTGTGTAATCGTCGTTCAGCATCAGCACGCGCCAGAGCGACGGCTTCTTGGTCTTCGGCTTCGCCTTTGTGACGACGCCCGTCTCGCTGTCGTTATCGATACGTTTGTCGGCCATGGTGTCCAGATGGTAGCAGCAAGCTCGGAAGGGAAGATTAACGGAGAATCGTCGCGGGACGAAAGCGTCTCGTGGACCCGATCGTCCAACGCCTCGGGCAAATATAGGTATTGATCGCACCATCACATAGACCCGACCGCCTCAACCCGGTAAGGTATTGACGAATCGCTTCGAATCGGCCCGCAGGCAGAGGTAGCCAGATGACCCTCGAGAGATTCGCCCGACTCGGCCCGCAGATGCTGGCGCCCCTCCTTCTGGCGGCGGCGCTGGTTCTCGTCGGCCTGTCCGGGCCAGCGCACGCAAAGCGCCAGTACACCGGCATCGTGGTGGACGCCGCGACCGGTCAGGTGCTCTACGACTACAGGCCCGATACGCTCATCTATCCGGCCTCGCTGACCAAGCTGATGACGCTCTATCTGACATTCGAGGCGCTGCGGGACGGCCGCCTCGGCATGGAACAGCGTCTGCCTGTATCGCAACGCGCCGCGGGCATGCCCGCCTCCAAGCTGGGTCTGAAACGGGGCGGGTCGATCAAGGTGCGCGATGCCATCCTTTCGCTGATCGTCAAGTCGGCCAACGACGCCGCGGTCGTGCTGGCGGAGTCCATGGCGAAGACCGAAATCCTGTTCGCCCGCGAGATGACCGAAAAGGCGCAGGAACTGGGTATGATCCGCACCAGCTTCCGCAACGCCAACGGCCTGCCCAACCGTCACCAGAAATCCACTGCCCGCGACATCTCGACCCTGGCGCTGGCGCTGATCCGCGACTTCCCCGAGTATTATGATCTGTTCGCGACCCGGAAATTCACCTGGGAAGGCCGCACCTACACCTCGACCAACAAGCTGCTGAACGGCTATCCGGGGGTCGACGGCCTCAAGACCGGTTACATCAATGCGTCCGGCTTCAACCTGGCAGCCTCCTCGGTGCGTTATGGGCGCCGGCTCGTTGCCGTGGTAATCGGCGGCAAGACCGGCGCTCGGCGCAACCGGCAGATGAAGAAGATTCTCGGCATCGGTTTCCAGCGGGCGCTCGAGCGGGAAAAGGCGCGCCAGCTCGTCGCCATGCCGCTGCCCCCGGGCCGGCCCGGAACGGGCGCGCCGTCCTCGGCGCTTGCCGGCATCGACCTTTCCGTCGTCTCCAGCGCCCACGCGGCGGTACCGCCGCCCCCGGCGCGGCGCGCCGACAACGCCCCTTACGGCGTCCAGGTGGGCGCTTTCAGTTCCCAGAAGCGGGCGACCGCGGGCGCGCGCCTCGCCGTTTCCGCCGCGCCGACCTATTTGCAGAACCGGCCAGTGGCGATCGAATCGATTCCCGATACTGCCCGCTCCATCTACCGGGCGCGGATCCTGGAACTGACCCGGGACGAGGCTCAGGAAACCTGCCAAACCCTCAAGAGCCAGCGCCTCGACTGTCTGGTGGTGAAGGTTTCCGCCGGGGGCTGACGCCACTCTCAGGCGGCCGCGAACGCCGCCGCGATTTCCGCGCCGAGACGGGCGTTGGCGATCGCCAGCGCGCGGTTGATCCGTGTCGTTTCGCCCTCCGAAAGCGTGTCCAGCCGGCGCAGCAGCCATGGCGTCAGGCCCGCGCCGCTGACCCCGGCGGCCGCGGCCTCTGCGCCCGCCCTGGCAATCCAGCCGTCCAGCCGCTCCCGGGCGATGGCGAACTCCGCCGGCGGCGGATTGGCGATCAGCACCGCCGACGGCGCCTCGACCCTACGCTGAGCGCGCAGCAGGGCTGCAGCCTCCGCCGGGCTGTCGACGCGGTGGCGGAGCGCGAGGCCGCTGTCGGCGGTGTGGAAAGCCGGAAAGATGTCGGTCCCATAGCCAGCGAGGGCCACCCCTTCGGTTTCCAGCACCTCAAGCGTGGCCGGCAGATCAAGGATGGACTTCGCGCCCGAGGCGACGATCAGCACACAGGTCCGGCCCAGCGCGGGCAGGTCGGCCGAGATGTCGGGCGCATCATCGCCGGTGCGGGGATGCACCCCTCCGATTCCGCCCGTGGCAAAGACGTCGATGCCCGCCCTGCGCGCCAGATGGGCCGTGGCCGAGACGGTCGTGGCGCCGTCCCTGGCCGCCGCGATCGCCGCCGCCACATCGCCGAGCGCGCATTTGGCGACGCCGCCGCCGGCCAGGCGTTCCATCTCGGCGGGCGCGAGACCGATCCGGACCTCGCCGTCGAGGATGGCGATCGTCGCCGGCGCGGCCCCGGCCGCGCGCACGGCGTCTTCCATCTCCCGCGCCAGTTCGAGGTTGTCCGGCCACGGAAAGCCATGGGCGATGATCGTGGATTCCAGCGCCACCACTGGCGCGCCGCAGGCTTTGGCCTCAGCCACTTCCGGCGCTAGTCTCACCCCTCCGCTCCCCCCTGTCCGGTCCAGACCGCCGGACAAGACCACGGTCCGGTCCCGCCATGCAACGACGAACGCGCCAGCAACTCCGCATCTCGCTCCTCATTGTCGCCATCGCCGCCGGCCTCGGCGCGGTGTTCGGTCTCGCCATCGCCGGCGCCGGCGATGGCGATGGAGAGACGCGCGCCTACGCCCGCGCCGCGCTGCGCGGCGTCTGGACCGGCGGACTCATTGCCGGGCTGCTGACCGCCTGGGAATACATCTACGTCAATCGCCCCGCAGGCCTGTGGGTCCGGCGGCTGACATTCCTCGGCAATGTGGGCGTACGTTCGCTGATCTACCTCGCCGCCATCATGCTGAGTATCTGGTCGGGGGCGACGGTGTTTTCGATCGAAGGCGCCGACCCTTTCGGCTGGAACGCCCAGACGGTCATCCAGGTGGGCTTCTCGGTCCTGTTCAGCATCGGGGTGAACTTCGCCATGGCGATCAACGGCCTGCTGGGCCAGGCGGTGTTCCTGAACTTCCTGACCGGCCGCTATCACCGCCCCGTGGTGGAGAACCGGGTGCTGCTGTTCGCCGATCTCGTCGGCTCGACTGCGATCGCCGAACGCATTGGCGACCTCGGCTTCCACGGCTTTCTGAACGACGTCTACCGCGATCTGTCCGCACCGGTGATCGAACTGGGCGGCGTCATTCACAAGTATGTCGGCGACGAGATGATCGTATCCTGGCCCGACACGGCAGCGGGCCGGAGCCGCGCGTTGCAATGCGGGATTGAATTTCACGCGCTACTGGCCGCGGCGGAAGCGCGCTACAAGAATACCCACGGAGCGG encodes the following:
- a CDS encoding cupredoxin domain-containing protein, with protein sequence MKSIRNLRGLAMTLLSAAALAAGGHAALAAGSHDGGHGHKQEKAEAGHGHGEHGKGERRSIGHAGDPANAERTVEITMLDNSFEPEKLVIEEGQTVRFVVTNKGELVHEFNIATAAMHSSHQAEMMEMMQKGVLGADRIHHDKMGEHGMRHDHANSILLEPGESGEVVWTFDTDAELEFACNVPGHYESGMKGPIRLHQ
- the clpS gene encoding ATP-dependent Clp protease adapter ClpS gives rise to the protein MADKRIDNDSETGVVTKAKPKTKKPSLWRVLMLNDDYTPMEFVVYVLQRYFNKDQEAATQIMLHVHQKGVGVCGVYPYEVAETKVTQVINLARENQHPLQCTLEKAE
- a CDS encoding multicopper oxidase domain-containing protein, translated to MRNFAIALAAATLVLGAGAGAVSAGEYEITVDRVGIDTGDFTRTGVGFNGASPGPVLRFREGEDVTIRVTNNLTESTSIHWHGLILPYQQDGVPGISYPGIPAGETFTYRFPIVQSGTYWFHSHTGFQEPDGAYGAIVIEPKEPEPYAWDREYVVQLADAHPHSGNRIMRNLKMMPDYYNRKQRTLFDFLGDAEDKGFGAALSDRKAWGDMRMMPTDIEDLQGFTPLINGKGPAQNWTGLFSPGERVRLRFINSSAMTYFDIRIPGLEMTVVQADGNEVQPVVVDEFRIAVAETFDVIVEPKDDRAYTIFAESMGRTAYGR
- the clpA gene encoding ATP-dependent Clp protease ATP-binding subunit ClpA, giving the protein MPSLSKNLEDTLRRALRLAGERRHEYATLEHLLLSLTEDQDALAVLRACNVDVAALGRDLTDFVDTQLSDLVQDFEDEAKPTLSFQRVVQRALIHVQSSGREEVTGANILVAIFAERESHAAYFLQRQDMTRLDAVSYISHGIAKAPGMNAARPVRGADEEAVEGEESEEPGETEEAEDGRPETEALSAYCVDLNEKARSGKIDPLIGRALEIERTIQILCRRSKNNPLYVGEPGVGKTAIAEGLARRIVEGDVPEVLKEATIFALDMGALLAGTRYRGDFEERLKAVIREVEDYDGAILFIDEIHTIIGAGATSGGAMDASNLLKPALASGTIRCIGSTTYKEYRGYFEKDRALLRRFQKIDVNEPTVDDAIKILTGLKPYYEEHHNVRYTHDALKTAVELSARYIHDRKLPDKAIDVIDEVGAAEMLKPNNRRRKVLGVKDVEAVIAKMARIPPKSVTKKDESTLANLESDLKQAVFGQDSAVEALASAVKLARAGLREPEKPIGSYLFSGPTGVGKTEAARQLAETMGLELHRFDMSEYMERHTVSRLIGAPPGYVGFDQGGLLTDAIDQHPHSILLLDEIEKAHPDVFNLLLQVMDHGKLTDHNGKKIDFRNVILIMTTNAGAAEMQKQAIGFGRGLKEDEDSEAIKKIFTPEFRNRLDAVIAFAPLGPEVVARVVDKFVLQLEGQLIDRNVTISLTDAARSWLADRGYTVEFGARPLARVIQESIKQPLAEELLFGKLKKGGHVKVRLAEGKLAFDLEAAPEKPGKSKRSGGGKRKKSVSQNSN
- a CDS encoding c-type cytochrome — its product is MRLVSLAFAAAVIAATLAGIWWLGQSPDSGGGAQVAVDVPDLSAEAEAGAAVFKRSCVVCHGANAAGGPGGPPLVHRIYEPSHHGDGAFVRAVRQGVRQHHWNFGDMAPIPGVSDQELAQIIAYVRELQRANGIE
- a CDS encoding D-alanyl-D-alanine carboxypeptidase — translated: MTLERFARLGPQMLAPLLLAAALVLVGLSGPAHAKRQYTGIVVDAATGQVLYDYRPDTLIYPASLTKLMTLYLTFEALRDGRLGMEQRLPVSQRAAGMPASKLGLKRGGSIKVRDAILSLIVKSANDAAVVLAESMAKTEILFAREMTEKAQELGMIRTSFRNANGLPNRHQKSTARDISTLALALIRDFPEYYDLFATRKFTWEGRTYTSTNKLLNGYPGVDGLKTGYINASGFNLAASSVRYGRRLVAVVIGGKTGARRNRQMKKILGIGFQRALEREKARQLVAMPLPPGRPGTGAPSSALAGIDLSVVSSAHAAVPPPPARRADNAPYGVQVGAFSSQKRATAGARLAVSAAPTYLQNRPVAIESIPDTARSIYRARILELTRDEAQETCQTLKSQRLDCLVVKVSAGG
- a CDS encoding adenylate/guanylate cyclase domain-containing protein → MQRRTRQQLRISLLIVAIAAGLGAVFGLAIAGAGDGDGETRAYARAALRGVWTGGLIAGLLTAWEYIYVNRPAGLWVRRLTFLGNVGVRSLIYLAAIMLSIWSGATVFSIEGADPFGWNAQTVIQVGFSVLFSIGVNFAMAINGLLGQAVFLNFLTGRYHRPVVENRVLLFADLVGSTAIAERIGDLGFHGFLNDVYRDLSAPVIELGGVIHKYVGDEMIVSWPDTAAGRSRALQCGIEFHALLAAAEARYKNTHGAAPALRIGIHAGPVVIGEMGDVRQEIVFLGDAMNTASRLVDMCRTLGRPLLVSEALRDAEPSEDGPALEPMGETGVRGKTRPVAVYAPAP
- a CDS encoding pseudouridine-5'-phosphate glycosidase — its product is MAEAKACGAPVVALESTIIAHGFPWPDNLELAREMEDAVRAAGAAPATIAILDGEVRIGLAPAEMERLAGGGVAKCALGDVAAAIAAARDGATTVSATAHLARRAGIDVFATGGIGGVHPRTGDDAPDISADLPALGRTCVLIVASGAKSILDLPATLEVLETEGVALAGYGTDIFPAFHTADSGLALRHRVDSPAEAAALLRAQRRVEAPSAVLIANPPPAEFAIARERLDGWIARAGAEAAAAGVSGAGLTPWLLRRLDTLSEGETTRINRALAIANARLGAEIAAAFAAA